In Balneolales bacterium ANBcel1, one genomic interval encodes:
- a CDS encoding tetratricopeptide repeat protein — MNVPQPDSRRPADTSSVVSDNGIVSGSTSLRLPGYLLAVILIAASLFIPPGLQAQNPDEYALGNRLLNAGEYEEAYEVFKQLLEDNPRSYAVYDRAVSALVSLQRYDEALEITQRRLDRYSSDINTRVRFGEILHYADRSEEAYAAWQSVLDDHAENLHAYRRVASILNERREYERAIDVYEQARQQLGEPSLFTHEIASNHLSVRNFEEAMREYLDLLGNDPSSMSRIQRQLLNYDERALYDTAIMLAGERAERQSPGSEPDVAYRNFLVWLNMERGLYRRAYAAAQALERRGENEQHILFQTGRRLRTQQQFEWAEQAFTYYLDLENHPLQARSFEELSSTYRAWADHLIDTNRDFGGAADSLYRKAFDTIERLTERFPRYDRIIQTLMMQAELALDHLKDPERAETYHAKMEQIARTSDEKAAMAYVEGRILLFRGEFSLARVALTRSTRIGGSGNLSEKSRYYLGLGDFYNGDFTYARLQLRSLERENHSFFANNALRLRHMIQTAYVENDPGQDMHRELRRYSEARYRYDTGDYTGAASLLAPAMGEPSSAPVHGESILLLTRSLRQIHPETAFLVIDRHTRRPSSRQNPGERLLWERARLAELLFEQRERSDGELASSGGIPPEELLETLFGSEIPLFDGTGLATATLSPDTLVDYYEELLMHYPDGYFADFARERIRRLEQDALS, encoded by the coding sequence ATGAACGTTCCGCAACCGGACTCCCGCCGGCCGGCGGATACCTCTTCCGTGGTCAGTGATAACGGGATCGTTTCCGGCAGCACCTCGTTGCGCCTGCCGGGCTATCTTCTGGCGGTGATCCTCATTGCGGCATCCCTGTTCATCCCTCCGGGACTCCAGGCACAGAACCCCGACGAGTACGCACTGGGCAACCGGCTGCTCAACGCCGGGGAATATGAAGAGGCGTATGAAGTTTTCAAACAGCTTCTGGAAGATAATCCCCGCTCCTACGCGGTGTACGACCGGGCCGTCAGCGCGCTGGTCAGCTTGCAACGATATGATGAGGCGCTTGAAATCACCCAACGGCGCCTTGACCGGTACTCCAGCGACATCAACACGCGGGTTCGGTTCGGTGAAATTCTCCATTACGCGGACCGTTCCGAAGAGGCTTACGCCGCCTGGCAGAGTGTGTTGGATGACCATGCCGAAAACCTGCACGCATACCGGAGGGTGGCGTCTATACTGAATGAGCGTCGTGAATACGAAAGAGCCATCGATGTCTATGAACAGGCACGACAACAGCTTGGTGAGCCTTCGCTGTTCACGCACGAAATCGCGTCAAACCACCTCTCCGTGCGCAATTTCGAGGAGGCCATGCGGGAGTATCTGGATCTGCTTGGCAACGACCCTTCCAGCATGAGCAGAATCCAGCGTCAGCTGCTCAATTACGATGAGCGTGCGCTTTATGACACCGCGATCATGCTTGCCGGGGAACGGGCGGAAAGGCAGTCACCCGGCAGTGAACCGGATGTGGCATACCGCAACTTCCTGGTGTGGCTGAATATGGAGCGCGGCCTCTACCGCCGGGCTTACGCTGCGGCACAGGCCCTCGAACGCCGCGGCGAGAATGAGCAGCATATTCTTTTCCAGACGGGCCGCCGCCTGCGCACCCAGCAGCAGTTCGAATGGGCCGAACAGGCCTTTACCTATTATCTCGACCTGGAGAATCACCCGCTGCAGGCACGCAGCTTTGAGGAGCTTTCAAGCACCTACCGGGCGTGGGCCGATCATCTGATCGACACCAACCGCGATTTCGGCGGCGCGGCCGATTCCCTGTACCGCAAGGCGTTCGACACCATTGAACGGCTCACCGAACGTTTCCCGCGCTATGACCGGATCATCCAGACCCTGATGATGCAGGCCGAACTGGCCCTGGATCATCTCAAGGATCCGGAACGCGCCGAAACCTATCACGCCAAAATGGAGCAAATCGCCCGCACCAGTGACGAAAAGGCTGCGATGGCGTATGTCGAGGGACGAATTCTGCTCTTCCGGGGTGAGTTTTCGCTGGCGCGGGTGGCACTGACCCGGAGTACCCGCATCGGCGGCAGCGGCAACCTCTCGGAGAAAAGCCGCTACTACCTCGGCCTGGGCGATTTCTATAACGGCGATTTCACCTACGCCCGGCTGCAACTGCGCTCGCTGGAGCGCGAGAATCACTCGTTTTTCGCCAACAACGCGCTGCGCCTCCGCCACATGATTCAGACCGCCTACGTCGAAAATGATCCGGGACAGGATATGCACCGGGAACTGCGCCGCTATTCGGAAGCCCGGTACCGCTACGATACCGGGGACTACACGGGTGCCGCCTCCCTGCTGGCACCGGCCATGGGCGAACCGTCATCGGCACCGGTACACGGTGAGAGCATTTTGCTGCTTACCCGCAGCCTTCGCCAGATTCATCCGGAAACGGCCTTTCTTGTGATTGACCGGCATACGCGCCGCCCATCGTCCCGGCAGAATCCCGGTGAACGCCTGCTCTGGGAGCGCGCTCGTCTGGCGGAACTCCTGTTTGAACAGAGGGAGCGCAGTGACGGCGAACTTGCCTCCTCGGGAGGCATCCCCCCGGAAGAGCTTCTGGAAACGCTGTTCGGTTCCGAGATTCCGCTGTTTGACGGAACGGGACTGGCCACGGCAACCCTGTCGCCCGACACGCTTGTGGACTACTACGAGGAGCTGCTGATGCACTATCCCGACGGCTATTTCGCGGATTTTGCCAGAGAGCGGATTCGCAGACTGGAGCAGGACGCCTTGTCATGA
- a CDS encoding Maf family protein: MPVQIILASSSPRRRLLLRQIGVTFEVVPAAFEESVTPDTDPETVVEELALAKARMVAEKRFAHRSALVIGADTLVVRDREILGKPEDAGHAAAMLRSLSGRTHQVFTGVALILTGEGRQPKQRVFHERTDVTFGTLSDDEIRAYIESGSPMDKAGAYGIQDDLGALFVKGINGDYYNVVGFPLFRFYREVNKLAPGVVTPFGQPATGAS, from the coding sequence ATGCCCGTTCAGATCATACTGGCTTCGTCCAGTCCGCGCAGACGGCTGCTTCTCCGCCAGATCGGTGTAACTTTTGAAGTGGTCCCCGCCGCATTCGAGGAGTCGGTTACGCCCGATACCGATCCCGAGACGGTTGTGGAAGAGCTCGCGCTCGCCAAGGCGCGCATGGTGGCGGAAAAACGGTTCGCACACCGATCCGCGCTCGTTATCGGGGCCGACACGCTGGTTGTCCGGGATCGCGAGATACTCGGGAAACCGGAAGACGCGGGCCATGCCGCTGCGATGTTGCGCTCTCTCAGCGGCCGGACCCACCAGGTGTTCACCGGCGTGGCGCTCATCCTCACCGGTGAAGGGCGACAGCCTAAGCAACGCGTCTTCCACGAACGCACCGATGTTACCTTCGGAACGCTCTCCGACGATGAAATCCGTGCCTACATCGAAAGCGGCAGCCCCATGGACAAGGCCGGTGCCTACGGCATACAGGATGACCTCGGCGCGCTGTTCGTGAAGGGAATCAACGGCGATTATTATAATGTTGTGGGATTTCCCCTGTTTCGATTTTACCGGGAGGTCAATAAGCTGGCCCCCGGTGTCGTTACTCCTTTCGGACAGCCCGCCACCGGCGCTTCCTGA
- a CDS encoding class I SAM-dependent methyltransferase: MNQPNSASRSFHERAESYALEMTMAETDLLRELREATARELRYDDMLSGPLAGTLLHLLAGACNARRALEIGTFTGYATLQMAMALPPDGLLFTCESNDKYAAIAERFFRRYREEGGKAEIRLLRGPALATLSEEAELKEHPFDFIFLDADKEAYPDYYERLIPLLRPGGMLVVDNAFWGGKVWEGGGGEKAGAGAIAREVFTGSVDRKAAAIDRLNRIIAADPRVENVLLPVRDGMHLIRKRIQVSTGDG, encoded by the coding sequence GTGAACCAACCGAATTCAGCGTCCCGATCTTTTCATGAACGTGCCGAAAGCTATGCCCTGGAGATGACCATGGCCGAAACGGATCTGTTGCGCGAGCTTCGCGAAGCCACGGCGCGGGAGCTCCGGTACGACGACATGCTCAGCGGACCCCTCGCCGGGACGTTGCTTCATCTGCTCGCTGGTGCCTGCAATGCCCGGCGAGCCCTGGAAATCGGTACGTTCACCGGCTACGCCACCCTGCAGATGGCCATGGCGCTTCCGCCAGACGGGCTCCTGTTTACTTGCGAGTCCAATGACAAGTACGCGGCCATTGCCGAACGCTTTTTCCGGCGCTACCGGGAGGAGGGAGGAAAGGCGGAAATCCGGTTGTTGCGAGGCCCGGCCCTGGCTACCCTCAGCGAAGAAGCGGAACTCAAAGAGCACCCCTTCGATTTCATATTTCTGGATGCCGACAAGGAGGCATACCCCGACTATTACGAGCGGTTGATTCCCCTGTTGCGGCCCGGCGGCATGCTGGTGGTTGACAACGCTTTCTGGGGGGGAAAGGTGTGGGAGGGGGGCGGAGGAGAGAAAGCCGGTGCCGGAGCCATCGCCCGGGAGGTTTTCACGGGATCGGTTGACCGCAAGGCCGCCGCCATAGACCGCCTCAACCGGATCATTGCGGCAGATCCGCGCGTGGAGAATGTGCTGCTGCCGGTCAGAGACGGTATGCATCTGATTCGCAAACGCATACAGGTGTCAACCGGCGATGGATAA
- a CDS encoding outer membrane protein transport protein has protein sequence MKNFVTVIAIMLLTACMGVKTAWAGGYQLNLSGQRQVGMAYVGTGMPLDLATISMNPGGLAALDHNGILLGSNATFINTTFRSNPQMFPVLQGDYEAETDSRIRTPFSIYAAYETPLENLRAGLGVYTPYGNNVRWDNDWLYAGMLTEITMFTIFIQPTLSYSLTERLSVGAGPIFAIGSVNLQRRPTVDLRGVDPNLPQDAPLHVELDGSTTAFGFNAGLYYEHNDMLSFGVSYRSKVDMELEEGDADFTLESQQVPAAVAGQLFPPGNTFDASLPLPAVLSLGLGIRPSEVVRIGLDANLTFWSEYEDLSFDFGINTPAVQDSQEPRNFNDRWIFRVGGEWDATEVLQLRLGAYYDMSPVDEGFITPETPDVDRYGFSAGASVALTPQMGLNASVLFITSSYREQTLEDMNQPGTPAVVPVGEFQTNALIPGLSFYYNF, from the coding sequence ATGAAAAACTTTGTCACGGTAATTGCGATCATGCTTTTGACAGCATGTATGGGAGTTAAAACGGCCTGGGCCGGTGGGTATCAACTGAACCTGTCCGGGCAGCGCCAGGTGGGTATGGCCTATGTCGGAACGGGGATGCCGCTTGATCTGGCTACGATCAGTATGAATCCCGGCGGACTCGCCGCGCTGGACCATAACGGTATCCTGCTCGGCAGCAACGCCACGTTTATAAACACCACTTTCCGCTCCAACCCGCAAATGTTCCCTGTCCTTCAGGGTGACTATGAAGCGGAAACCGACAGCCGGATTCGCACGCCGTTCAGCATCTACGCCGCCTACGAAACCCCGCTGGAAAACCTGCGTGCCGGCCTTGGTGTGTACACCCCGTACGGCAACAACGTTCGCTGGGACAACGACTGGCTCTATGCCGGGATGCTCACCGAAATCACCATGTTCACCATCTTTATCCAGCCGACCCTCAGCTACAGCCTCACCGAGCGGCTCAGTGTGGGTGCCGGCCCCATTTTCGCCATCGGTTCGGTGAACCTCCAGCGCCGCCCCACAGTTGACCTGAGAGGCGTGGACCCCAACCTGCCGCAGGACGCTCCGCTTCATGTGGAGCTGGACGGTTCCACCACCGCGTTCGGCTTTAACGCCGGCCTCTATTATGAGCACAACGACATGCTCTCTTTCGGTGTATCCTACCGTTCAAAAGTCGATATGGAGCTGGAAGAGGGTGATGCCGACTTCACGCTTGAGTCCCAGCAAGTACCGGCCGCTGTCGCCGGACAACTTTTCCCTCCGGGGAACACCTTTGACGCCAGCCTGCCGCTGCCGGCCGTCCTGAGCCTCGGACTCGGTATCCGTCCTTCCGAAGTTGTGCGGATCGGCCTTGACGCCAACCTCACTTTCTGGAGCGAATACGAAGATCTGTCATTCGATTTCGGAATCAACACACCCGCTGTTCAGGACAGCCAGGAGCCCCGAAATTTCAATGATCGCTGGATCTTCCGGGTCGGCGGCGAATGGGATGCCACCGAGGTATTGCAGCTCCGGCTTGGCGCCTATTACGATATGTCGCCGGTGGATGAAGGCTTCATCACCCCGGAAACCCCGGATGTGGACCGCTACGGTTTCAGCGCCGGCGCAAGTGTCGCGCTCACCCCGCAGATGGGCCTGAATGCTTCGGTGCTGTTCATCACGTCCAGCTACCGCGAGCAGACTCTCGAGGATATGAACCAGCCCGGTACTCCGGCTGTAGTGCCCGTTGGCGAGTTCCAGACTAACGCGCTGATTCCCGGCCTCTCGTTCTACTATAATTTCTGA
- a CDS encoding LytS/YhcK type 5TM receptor domain-containing protein has translation MIIPEIIYNLSLLVALCVFSGFLDDRFDSQTRQGALLQGLLFGVIAIVAMAFPYTFQEGIFFDGRTIVVSLGTLFFGPLAGLITALSAGVFRFSLGGAGLTMGLLTIISAYLIGWAFHTYRRRRDSRELKKRELFLFGVMVHVVMLLTSFGLPGEIRSEVITNVILTIMVVYPIITMLIGRILQDQQQQKKQLHDLAASEERFRLLVESTDDVIFTMDTEMRHTGVFGSWVEKSGMTPEDFLGKTASDVLGPDTAQYHEKKYRLALKGEVIEYEWFVPVGKEKAFFQTRLSPIRKSGGEIIGLVGVGRNITELKRTQKELARSLREKTVLLSEIHHRVKNNMAIVSSLLTLQSDRQSDPELVEVLVDTEARVRSMALLHEIVYEQDNYAEIDMSELLQRLLQQLSRSYVTGRQSIRLDLDAEPILLDMTRSIPFTLLVNELVTNAFKHAFAGRDEGVISVCFHRVGDEYRLEVRDDGHGVANLAALRDPSSFGYTIIHGLARQLRGSIAFRSDGGGRDVEDHSRDTGQSRGLTVTLVF, from the coding sequence GTGATCATCCCCGAAATCATATACAACCTGTCACTGCTTGTGGCGCTCTGCGTGTTTTCCGGGTTTCTGGATGACCGGTTCGACAGCCAGACCAGGCAGGGAGCGTTGCTTCAGGGGTTGCTTTTCGGTGTGATCGCCATCGTGGCCATGGCTTTTCCCTACACCTTTCAGGAGGGGATTTTTTTTGACGGCCGAACCATTGTAGTAAGCCTGGGAACCCTGTTCTTCGGACCATTGGCCGGTTTGATCACCGCTCTTTCTGCGGGCGTGTTCCGGTTTTCGCTGGGGGGTGCGGGGCTCACCATGGGGCTGCTCACCATCATCAGCGCCTACCTGATCGGATGGGCTTTTCATACCTACCGAAGACGCAGAGACTCTCGCGAATTAAAGAAACGGGAGCTGTTCCTTTTCGGAGTGATGGTGCATGTGGTGATGCTTCTGACTTCTTTTGGGTTGCCAGGCGAGATTCGTTCGGAAGTGATAACCAACGTTATTCTGACGATCATGGTGGTTTACCCGATTATCACCATGCTGATCGGCAGAATCCTGCAGGATCAGCAGCAGCAAAAGAAACAATTGCACGATCTCGCCGCAAGCGAGGAACGGTTCCGGCTGCTGGTGGAATCGACCGACGATGTGATCTTTACCATGGACACCGAAATGCGGCATACCGGTGTATTCGGTTCATGGGTCGAGAAGTCGGGAATGACACCGGAAGATTTTCTGGGGAAAACGGCGTCGGATGTTCTGGGTCCGGATACAGCACAGTATCACGAGAAGAAATACCGATTGGCCTTGAAGGGTGAGGTGATTGAATATGAGTGGTTTGTACCGGTCGGCAAAGAGAAGGCGTTTTTCCAGACCCGCCTGTCGCCGATCCGCAAAAGCGGCGGCGAGATTATCGGGCTGGTCGGAGTGGGGCGGAACATCACCGAGTTGAAACGAACCCAGAAAGAGCTGGCGAGGTCGCTGCGGGAGAAAACCGTGCTGCTGTCCGAGATCCATCACCGTGTAAAAAACAACATGGCGATCGTATCCAGCTTGCTGACGCTTCAATCCGATCGGCAGTCCGACCCGGAGCTTGTTGAAGTACTGGTCGATACGGAGGCACGTGTGCGGTCCATGGCCCTGTTGCACGAAATAGTTTACGAGCAGGACAATTACGCGGAAATCGACATGAGCGAATTGCTGCAGCGCCTGTTGCAGCAGCTTTCAAGATCTTATGTCACGGGCCGTCAAAGTATCCGGCTGGACCTTGACGCGGAACCGATTCTGCTGGATATGACGCGATCCATCCCGTTTACCCTGCTGGTGAACGAACTGGTAACCAACGCGTTCAAGCACGCGTTTGCCGGCCGTGATGAAGGCGTTATCTCGGTCTGTTTTCATCGTGTCGGTGATGAGTACCGCCTGGAAGTGCGGGACGACGGACACGGGGTTGCCAATCTTGCCGCCTTGCGGGACCCGTCCTCGTTCGGCTACACGATTATCCACGGACTGGCGCGCCAGCTTCGGGGCAGCATAGCGTTCCGTTCTGATGGCGGCGGCCGCGATGTCGAAGATCATAGCCGGGACACGGGCCAGAGCCGTGGACTGACAGTGACGCTGGTTTTCTGA
- a CDS encoding metallophosphoesterase family protein, with protein MRLAILSDIHANLPALEACLRKLDQLEYDRVISLGDQVGYGPYPNEVISLLREREIPTVLGNHDAGAVERIPLTMFREPNHSLLTWTRDHLTPENRAWLAEAPWTLEGDDWIASHASPVDPQHWTYLDSAPRCREVLSRIPHRYCLVGHTHIPAVVAEQIGVFRVKTGHRYVINPGSVGQPRDYSRTSSFGILDTGNHTWESYQATWPEEVALEGFAKTGLDEATGRRLLML; from the coding sequence ATGCGCTTAGCCATATTATCCGACATCCACGCCAACCTCCCCGCTCTGGAAGCCTGCCTCAGAAAGCTGGATCAGCTGGAATATGACCGGGTAATCAGCCTGGGCGATCAGGTAGGCTACGGGCCGTATCCCAACGAGGTGATCAGTCTGCTGCGCGAACGGGAGATCCCGACGGTACTGGGAAATCATGATGCCGGCGCCGTGGAACGCATTCCGCTGACCATGTTCCGGGAACCCAACCACTCGCTGCTGACCTGGACCCGGGACCATCTCACTCCGGAAAACCGCGCCTGGCTTGCCGAGGCTCCCTGGACCCTGGAGGGCGATGACTGGATCGCCTCCCACGCCTCGCCGGTCGATCCGCAGCACTGGACCTATCTGGATTCGGCTCCCCGGTGCCGGGAAGTGCTCTCACGTATCCCCCATCGCTACTGCCTGGTGGGCCACACCCACATCCCGGCCGTTGTCGCCGAACAAATCGGGGTCTTTCGCGTGAAAACGGGGCACCGTTACGTGATTAATCCCGGCAGTGTGGGTCAGCCGCGGGATTACAGCCGCACCTCGTCGTTCGGCATCCTCGATACCGGCAACCACACGTGGGAAAGTTATCAGGCCACCTGGCCGGAAGAAGTGGCGCTCGAAGGGTTTGCCAAAACCGGCCTGGACGAGGCAACCGGCCGCCGGCTGCTGATGCTGTAA
- a CDS encoding endonuclease, whose translation MNKSGNRAVLLKALIPVLVASLYATVPGPAAAQHQTLFPGLTGNELVDSLRVHYRPSYVMSGYDQARDHMFGVVHLDENNTLTCVYSGDRITWNPNSGLTARAFAQQEGWNTEHIWPQSMGAGSGNARVDLHHLRPIRADVNTSRSNYPFTFLEPAEVTRWWRGNVSQTSIPDGDLSEWSRTRSTSPPRFEVMDGFKGDVARAMFYFYTMYPDEARSADPNYLYLQMDDLRSYHNIDPVNEEEVGWTMEVAEVQDGKPNPFVIDTTLIRRAYFENYEQWDPSDGHDLEDPDEFLVTFTFAGGSGCGDENADPVIPDNRVNASPMQREGISCNTGASRFNSRQWPASAERSESHYAHFTITSGSRLMDLSQPASFRYTLLRSATGPRQFAWYYRVDGGQFRELESGTLTGTSDYQREITFHPPEEEAGELEFRLYGWEASSGAGTMSINELHVGGQLKQEPTDPAGVFRINIDSDYRGWRMMSMPAGGVTWCDLALQNRVQGITGLDECYEVAFPGAGLEHGSGSNLFLFARNGDAREWAAPRDIYDEITPGSGFIWYFFNTDQGPSKAFPFLLKAEGGAHETDVEITLEPGWNLLGNPFGRSLDRSSIVYLDAQGNETGQVTALQVWDPEAGGGLGSYRIPDPDEPISAWQGFVVQPNGADRVRFRIDGVNDAGNSDTPLTYGGDAVHHNMEGRPVARKSGAINPEQPGIADAGEYGACHIRFSLSGTDAGDGYRTVDHALSLVLLPEGAATRTYDMPKLPPLGRGHGVQSRHAVIAFQDGHRGQMAQLARTPGETGFSIPIVLERSDMSGEFELRWEGAVNLSTDLELTLEDRLTGELIAIAESGKWTFTETETFHPDDGEPRFVLHAGLAAPTDADSRDGQLPDHVTLHQNYPNPFNPVTVIAYELPQSGPVRLAVYDLLGRRVAMPVSETQQAGRHRVTFDASRLSSGVYLYRLEAAGTVVQRRMTIVK comes from the coding sequence ATGAACAAGTCAGGCAACCGGGCAGTACTACTCAAGGCGCTCATTCCGGTACTCGTGGCTTCATTGTATGCCACAGTGCCCGGGCCGGCGGCGGCGCAGCACCAGACCCTCTTTCCGGGTCTTACGGGCAACGAACTGGTGGACAGCCTCCGGGTCCATTACCGGCCCTCCTATGTGATGTCGGGCTACGACCAGGCGCGTGACCATATGTTCGGTGTGGTTCATCTCGACGAAAACAATACCCTTACCTGCGTATACAGCGGCGACCGCATCACCTGGAATCCCAACTCGGGCCTCACTGCCCGCGCTTTCGCGCAGCAGGAGGGGTGGAATACCGAGCACATCTGGCCGCAGTCGATGGGTGCCGGGAGCGGGAACGCCAGGGTGGATCTGCACCATCTCCGGCCGATCCGCGCGGATGTCAACACCTCCCGCAGCAACTACCCCTTCACGTTTCTGGAGCCGGCGGAAGTCACTCGCTGGTGGCGCGGCAACGTGTCACAGACATCCATTCCCGACGGTGACCTGTCCGAATGGAGCCGCACCCGCAGCACTTCGCCTCCCCGCTTTGAAGTGATGGATGGGTTCAAGGGAGATGTGGCCCGCGCCATGTTCTATTTTTACACGATGTACCCGGATGAGGCCCGTTCCGCCGACCCCAACTATCTCTATCTGCAGATGGATGATCTGCGCAGCTACCACAACATCGATCCGGTGAATGAAGAAGAGGTTGGCTGGACCATGGAGGTGGCCGAAGTGCAGGACGGCAAGCCCAATCCCTTTGTCATCGACACCACCCTCATCCGGCGCGCCTATTTCGAGAATTACGAACAGTGGGATCCCTCCGACGGTCACGACCTTGAAGACCCGGACGAATTCCTGGTCACCTTCACTTTTGCAGGCGGCTCGGGCTGCGGCGACGAAAACGCGGATCCGGTGATACCGGACAACCGCGTGAACGCGTCCCCCATGCAGCGGGAAGGCATCTCCTGCAATACGGGGGCCTCACGCTTCAACAGCCGGCAGTGGCCCGCATCGGCGGAGCGCAGCGAAAGCCATTATGCCCATTTCACCATAACCTCCGGCAGTCGTTTGATGGATCTGTCGCAACCGGCCTCTTTCCGCTATACCCTGCTGCGTTCGGCCACCGGTCCGCGGCAGTTTGCCTGGTATTACCGGGTGGATGGCGGCCAGTTCCGGGAACTGGAGTCGGGCACCCTCACCGGCACCAGCGATTACCAGCGCGAAATCACCTTTCATCCGCCGGAAGAGGAAGCCGGGGAACTGGAGTTCCGGCTTTACGGGTGGGAGGCATCATCCGGGGCAGGGACCATGAGCATCAACGAGCTGCACGTCGGCGGTCAACTGAAACAGGAGCCGACCGATCCCGCCGGGGTGTTCCGGATCAATATCGACAGCGATTACAGAGGCTGGCGCATGATGAGTATGCCGGCCGGCGGCGTCACCTGGTGCGACCTCGCCCTGCAGAACCGGGTGCAGGGCATCACCGGACTGGACGAATGCTACGAGGTCGCCTTTCCCGGGGCCGGTCTGGAACATGGCTCAGGCTCCAATCTGTTTCTGTTTGCGCGCAATGGTGATGCCCGGGAGTGGGCCGCGCCCAGGGATATCTATGACGAAATCACACCGGGCTCCGGCTTCATCTGGTATTTCTTCAACACCGACCAGGGTCCCTCGAAGGCGTTTCCTTTCCTGTTGAAAGCGGAGGGCGGCGCCCATGAAACCGATGTGGAGATCACGCTTGAACCCGGCTGGAATCTGCTGGGCAACCCGTTTGGACGCTCCCTTGATCGCTCGTCCATTGTTTACCTGGATGCGCAGGGCAACGAAACGGGTCAGGTTACGGCCCTGCAGGTTTGGGATCCCGAAGCCGGCGGCGGACTCGGTTCCTACCGCATCCCGGATCCCGACGAACCGATTTCCGCATGGCAGGGGTTCGTGGTTCAGCCGAACGGAGCCGACCGTGTGCGGTTCCGGATTGACGGAGTCAATGATGCCGGCAATAGCGACACCCCGCTGACCTATGGCGGCGACGCCGTCCATCACAACATGGAAGGGCGCCCGGTGGCCCGCAAGAGCGGCGCGATCAACCCGGAACAGCCCGGAATCGCGGATGCCGGGGAATACGGCGCCTGCCACATCCGGTTCTCCCTGTCGGGTACCGATGCCGGTGACGGCTACCGGACGGTCGATCACGCCCTGTCGCTGGTACTGCTGCCGGAGGGGGCGGCAACACGGACCTACGACATGCCCAAGCTCCCGCCGCTCGGCCGGGGCCATGGCGTGCAAAGCCGCCATGCGGTAATTGCGTTTCAGGATGGCCACAGAGGGCAGATGGCCCAGCTGGCGCGAACACCGGGCGAGACCGGCTTCAGTATCCCCATAGTGCTGGAGCGCAGTGACATGTCGGGAGAATTCGAGCTACGTTGGGAAGGCGCGGTGAATCTTTCCACTGATCTGGAATTAACCCTGGAAGACCGCCTCACCGGCGAGCTGATCGCGATTGCAGAGTCCGGTAAATGGACCTTCACGGAGACCGAAACCTTCCACCCCGATGACGGGGAACCGCGTTTCGTACTGCATGCGGGTCTTGCAGCGCCAACGGACGCCGACTCCCGCGACGGACAGCTGCCCGACCACGTAACGCTGCATCAAAACTATCCCAACCCGTTCAACCCGGTCACGGTGATCGCCTACGAACTGCCGCAGAGCGGACCGGTTCGGCTTGCGGTCTATGACCTGCTCGGGCGCCGGGTGGCGATGCCGGTCAGCGAAACGCAGCAGGCGGGCCGCCACCGGGTAACCTTCGACGCCTCGCGGCTCTCCAGCGGAGTGTACCTCTACCGGCTCGAAGCCGCCGGAACGGTGGTGCAGCGCAGGATGACGATCGTCAAATAG